Within Candidatus Methylomirabilota bacterium, the genomic segment TCTCGTCGGGGTCGAGGTCGGCGTCCCACTGAATCTGCACGAGGTCCCACTGGCGCTCCTGCAGCCAGCGCCGGCGGAAGGTCGGGAAATCGGCCAGCTCGATGCGCACCTTGAGGCCGATCTTGGCGAGCTGCGCCTGGAGCACCTCCGCCTGGCGCGGCGCCGTGCCCGCGTTGGTACTGAGGAACAGCACCTCGCGGCCGTCGTACTTGGCCTGCTTCATCCAGGTCTTGGCCTGCTCCAGGTCGAAGTACTGGCCGTTCTTGCCCGTCTCGAAGGCGGCATCGTAGAAAGCCCCCATGGGCGGGGAGATCGGTCCGTGGGCCACGATCCCCTCACCGAACTCCACCTTGTCGAGGATCTCCTTCCTGTCGATGGCGAAGGTCACGGCCTTGCGCAGGGCCTTGTCGTTGAACGGCTCCTTGGCGAGGTTGAAATGCAGGCACCGCCAGTTGCCGCCGACCGCGGTGAGGGCGGTGAGCTTCGGGTCCTTCTTCAGGTCGGCCACGAACTGGGGCGCCACGTTGTTGACGAGGTCGACCTCGCCCGTCTTGAGGGCGGCCACCAGCGTCGAGGGCTCGATGATGATCTTGATCATCACCTTGTCGAGGTACGGGAGCTTCCCGCCCGCCGCGTCGGTCTCCCAGTACGTCGGGTTCTTCTCGAGGAGGATGTAGTCGCCCTCCTTCCACTCGGCAAACTTGAAGGGGCCGGTGCCGACCGGGCTCCGCCCGTAGGCCTTGCCCTTCTCCTTGACCGCCCGGGGGTTGAGGATGGTGGCGGCCCGTCCCGTCGAGCCCGTGAAGGCCACGCGCAGGAACGGATACGGCTTCGTGAAGTGGAGCTTCACGGTGAGGGGGTCGGGCGTCTCGATGGACTCGAGGAGCTCGAGCTTCCAGGCGTGAATGGGCGACTGATTCTTGTCCTTGACCCTCTCGAGGTTCCACTTGATGTCGGCCGCGGTGAGGGGATCGCCGTTGTGGAAGGTCACGCCCTTGTGGAGGCGGAACACGTGGATGCGGTCGCCCTGGATCTCCCACTCCCGGGCCAGCTCGGGCTTGAAGTCCACGCTCTTGCCGTCGGACGACACGATCTTGAGCAGCCCGTTGTAGATGTTGTTGTGGATCGAGCAGGCGACGATGGACGTCGTGTTGTGCGCGTCGAGCGTATCGATGTTGGTGAAGCTGCCGATCTTGATGGTGCCGCCGTACTTGGGCTTCGGCGTCTGGGCGAGCGAGGGGCGCACGAGGGTCCCCACGCCGGCCAGCCCCACCGCCGACCAGCCGAGCGCTTTCAAGACGGCGCGGCGGTTCACCTCGCTCTTCATCAGCTGATTGACCACTTCGAATCCGTCTCGAGATTTCATGCGTGTCCTCCTTGGCTGTAGAGATGACAGGCGACGGGGTGGCCGGGCTCCGCCTCGCGGAGCTCTGGTTCCGCTTCCTCGCAGCGATCGAAGCGGTAGGGGCACCGGCTCGCGAACCGGCAGCCCCGGGGGAGATCGATGGGGCTAGGCAGCTCGCCCTGCAGGAGCCGCGCGGGCTCGTCGAAGATCGAGGCGCGGCCGTCGCCGATGGTGGGGATGGCCGCCATGAGGGCCTGGGTGTAGGGATGGAGCGGTCGCGCGAAGAGCTTGGCCGTGGGGGCGACCTCGACGAGCGCGCCGAGGTACATCACGGCGACCCGGTGGCTCACGAACCTGATCACCCCGAGGTCGTGGGAGACGAAGAGGTAGGCGAGGTCGAGGCGCTCGCGCAGGTCGACGAAGAGGTTCAAGATCTGGGCGCGCACGGAGACGTCGAGAGCCGACACCGCCTCGTCGGCCACGATCAGCCGCGGCCCCACGGCCAGGGCCCGCGCGATGCCCACCCGCTGGCGCTGGCCCCCGCTCAGCTCGTGCGGGTAGCGCTCGGCGTGCTCTGGCCGCAGCCCTACCATCTCGATCAGATCGCGGACACGCTCGGGCAGCTCGGGGGCGGCGGCCAGCCGGTGGACGCGGATCGGCTCGCCCACGATGCGCCCGATGGTCATCCGCGGATTGAGCGACGTATACGGGTCCTGAAACACGATCTGGGCCTTCCGCCGAAAGGGCAAGAGCCGCTGGGCCGACAGGGTCGTGATGTCCTCGCCGTCGAACACGATGCGCCCCCGCGATGGCTCGATGGCGCGCAGCACGAGGCGGCCCGTGGTGGTCTTGCCGCAGCCGCTCTCCCCCACGAGGCCGAGGGTCTCCCCCCGCTCCATGGTGAAGCTGATGCCATCGACCGCGCGGACCACCCGCGGCTCCCGACCCAGCGCGCGGGCGATGGCCCCGCCCCGCAGGGGAAAATGCTTGGCCAGGTCCTCGACGGCGAGCAGCGGCATGCTATCGGGGCGCGCTCACGAGGTGGCAGGCGGCGATCTGGTCGGGGCCGGCCCGCCGGAGCGCGGGCTCCTCGACCGCGCATCGCGGCTCCGCCACGGCACAGCGTGGGTGGAATCGGCAACCGGTCGGCACGGCCTTGAGCCCCGGCATCACCCCGGGAATGGCGCCGAGACGTCCGTGGCCGTCCAGGCCGGGCAGGCATGCGATGAGCGCCTGCGTGTACGGGTGCGCGGGGGCCCGGAACACCGTGGCGATGGGCGCCTCCTCCACGATGCGGCCCGCGTACATCACGATCACGCGGTGGCACATCTGCGAGACGATGCCGAGGTCGTGGGAAACGAGGAGCACGGCCATCCCCATCTCCCGCGCGAGCTGGCGGATCAGCGCGAGCACCTGCGCCTGGATGGTCACGTCGAGGGCCGTGGTCGGCTCGTCGGCGATGAGGAGCCCCGGCACGCAGGAGACGCCCATGCCGATCATCACGCGCTGGGCCATGCCGCCCGAGAACTGATGAGGGTAGTCGCGGACGCGGGTCGCGGCCGAGGGGATGCCGACGCGAGTGAGGACCTCGATGGCCCGGCGCCGGAGCGTGCTTCGCCCCTCGTCGAGATGCAAAGCCATCGCCTCCGTGAGCTGATGGCCCACGCGGATCACCGGATTCAGCGAGGCGCCGGGGTTCTGGAAAATCATCGCGATCTCCTTGCCCCGGATGCGCGAGAGGGCGCCTTCGTCGAGACCGAGCAGATTCTGACCGCGGAAGCGCACCTCCCCGCTCACCCGCCCCGGTGGGCAGCGGATCAGGCCGAGAATCGCTTCCGACGTCAGCGTCTTGCCCGCGCCCGACTCGCCCACGAGGCCCACGATCTCCCCGCGGCCGATCGAGAAGCTGACACTGTCGACCGCGCGCAGGGGCCCGTCCTCCGAGAGGAACTCGACGACGAGGTCGCGGACCTCGAGAACAAGATCGTCGCGCAAGTTCATCGGCGGAGCCGGGGGTCCAGGGTGTCGCGCAGGCCGTCGCCGAGGAGGTTCAATCCCACGATGGTGATCATGAGGGCGATCCCCGGGATCGTCGAGATGTGCGGCGCCATGACGATGAAGTTCCGGCCCTCGGCGAT encodes:
- a CDS encoding ABC transporter substrate-binding protein, whose product is MKSRDGFEVVNQLMKSEVNRRAVLKALGWSAVGLAGVGTLVRPSLAQTPKPKYGGTIKIGSFTNIDTLDAHNTTSIVACSIHNNIYNGLLKIVSSDGKSVDFKPELAREWEIQGDRIHVFRLHKGVTFHNGDPLTAADIKWNLERVKDKNQSPIHAWKLELLESIETPDPLTVKLHFTKPYPFLRVAFTGSTGRAATILNPRAVKEKGKAYGRSPVGTGPFKFAEWKEGDYILLEKNPTYWETDAAGGKLPYLDKVMIKIIIEPSTLVAALKTGEVDLVNNVAPQFVADLKKDPKLTALTAVGGNWRCLHFNLAKEPFNDKALRKAVTFAIDRKEILDKVEFGEGIVAHGPISPPMGAFYDAAFETGKNGQYFDLEQAKTWMKQAKYDGREVLFLSTNAGTAPRQAEVLQAQLAKIGLKVRIELADFPTFRRRWLQERQWDLVQIQWDADLDPDE
- a CDS encoding oligopeptide/dipeptide ABC transporter ATP-binding protein: MPLLAVEDLAKHFPLRGGAIARALGREPRVVRAVDGISFTMERGETLGLVGESGCGKTTTGRLVLRAIEPSRGRIVFDGEDITTLSAQRLLPFRRKAQIVFQDPYTSLNPRMTIGRIVGEPIRVHRLAAAPELPERVRDLIEMVGLRPEHAERYPHELSGGQRQRVGIARALAVGPRLIVADEAVSALDVSVRAQILNLFVDLRERLDLAYLFVSHDLGVIRFVSHRVAVMYLGALVEVAPTAKLFARPLHPYTQALMAAIPTIGDGRASIFDEPARLLQGELPSPIDLPRGCRFASRCPYRFDRCEEAEPELREAEPGHPVACHLYSQGGHA
- a CDS encoding ABC transporter ATP-binding protein; the protein is MNLRDDLVLEVRDLVVEFLSEDGPLRAVDSVSFSIGRGEIVGLVGESGAGKTLTSEAILGLIRCPPGRVSGEVRFRGQNLLGLDEGALSRIRGKEIAMIFQNPGASLNPVIRVGHQLTEAMALHLDEGRSTLRRRAIEVLTRVGIPSAATRVRDYPHQFSGGMAQRVMIGMGVSCVPGLLIADEPTTALDVTIQAQVLALIRQLAREMGMAVLLVSHDLGIVSQMCHRVIVMYAGRIVEEAPIATVFRAPAHPYTQALIACLPGLDGHGRLGAIPGVMPGLKAVPTGCRFHPRCAVAEPRCAVEEPALRRAGPDQIAACHLVSAPR